One Calditrichia bacterium DNA window includes the following coding sequences:
- a CDS encoding P-loop NTPase produces MNDQAFQLRDMSRKYRDEQDNTQEQAAGANARENRLKIVLGSGKGGVGKSVLAIQLGQALGVLGKKVLVVDANPYSPSLHILTNTHAEITVHDLLSYSHQPEKLQLPEIAPNVDLLSGAAPSSQETYIGSTNAAYFLEALAPHTARYNCIIYDTHTGLDDWNLAIMEACTDVFLVTLTEPASIIDTYSYMKSALQHISTENFWLLISQTLNPQSGIEAQDKLNLALDHFLSYQIPLLGAVPFEYDLKSAIDIQAPFWEKKHSGEAGESIELIVKQYLTKVGALAATSKTREVIL; encoded by the coding sequence ATGAACGACCAGGCCTTTCAACTACGTGATATGAGCCGCAAATACCGGGATGAGCAGGATAATACCCAGGAACAGGCTGCCGGCGCGAACGCCCGCGAGAATCGCCTTAAAATCGTTTTAGGCAGCGGAAAAGGTGGCGTTGGCAAAAGTGTACTGGCTATCCAGCTTGGTCAGGCTTTAGGCGTTCTTGGCAAAAAAGTGCTGGTGGTGGATGCAAATCCGTACTCGCCATCGCTGCATATTTTGACCAATACGCATGCGGAAATTACCGTTCACGATTTGCTCAGTTACAGCCACCAGCCTGAAAAACTGCAGCTTCCGGAAATTGCCCCGAATGTGGATTTGCTGTCCGGCGCTGCGCCATCCAGCCAGGAAACGTATATTGGCTCCACCAATGCCGCATACTTTCTGGAAGCGCTGGCGCCACACACGGCTCGCTACAATTGTATTATTTATGATACCCATACCGGGCTGGACGATTGGAATCTGGCAATAATGGAAGCATGCACTGACGTATTTCTCGTCACTTTGACGGAACCTGCTTCAATTATCGATACATATTCTTATATGAAATCGGCACTTCAACATATTTCTACAGAAAATTTTTGGCTTTTAATCAGCCAAACACTTAATCCGCAGAGCGGTATTGAAGCGCAGGATAAGTTAAATCTGGCATTGGATCACTTTCTTTCTTACCAAATTCCGTTGCTGGGTGCCGTTCCGTTCGAATATGATTTAAAATCTGCGATCGATATTCAAGCGCCTTTTTGGGAAAAAAAGCATTCCGGCGAAGCCGGTGAATCGATCGAACTCATTGTAAAACAATATCTTACAAAAGTGGGTGCTTTGGCAGCCACTTCAAAAACCCGTGAGGTTATTTTATGA
- a CDS encoding glycosyltransferase produces MEQKYLANFPEEKVSIIIVTYNALDYVSKCVETVLANTDPKHEIIIVDNHSDKPTIDYLKSLKTYPNIKLILNSENRLWSPGNNQGLRASAEDAKFCLLLNSDVEIFKLNWLQELQIPMYKYSNVAITGTQFNFCQFAQLMALLMGAVFD; encoded by the coding sequence ATGGAGCAAAAATACTTGGCTAATTTTCCTGAAGAAAAAGTATCGATAATCATTGTAACCTACAATGCATTGGACTATGTTTCAAAATGTGTTGAAACGGTTTTGGCAAATACAGATCCCAAACATGAAATTATCATCGTCGATAATCATTCCGATAAACCGACAATCGATTACCTAAAATCGCTTAAGACGTATCCAAATATTAAACTCATTTTAAATTCTGAAAATCGATTATGGAGCCCGGGCAACAATCAGGGGCTTAGAGCCTCGGCAGAGGATGCAAAATTTTGTTTATTATTAAATTCTGATGTTGAAATTTTCAAACTGAACTGGCTTCAGGAATTGCAAATTCCTATGTATAAATACAGCAATGTTGCAATTACTGGAACACAATTCAACTTTTGCCAATTCGCCCAACTTATGGCGCTATTGATGGGTGCTGTTTTTGATTAG
- a CDS encoding PspC domain-containing protein gives MKRLSRSRKDQKISGVIGGLGEYFDIDSNVLRLAAILLFFFTAGLPVLVTYIAAWFILPEAPYELKSGEREILEETPSEPASSH, from the coding sequence ATGAAACGATTAAGCCGTTCCAGAAAAGATCAGAAAATTAGTGGCGTTATTGGCGGGTTAGGTGAGTATTTTGATATCGATTCGAACGTGTTGCGACTTGCAGCAATTTTACTCTTCTTTTTTACTGCCGGATTACCGGTATTGGTAACTTACATTGCCGCATGGTTTATCTTGCCTGAAGCGCCGTATGAGCTAAAATCCGGTGAGCGGGAAATTTTGGAAGAGACACCTTCTGAACCGGCAAGCTCGCATTAA
- a CDS encoding hybrid sensor histidine kinase/response regulator, producing MIDFDPKQVKILIVEDTRESLDLLTYFLKPSGYQLISVIDGVEALEYINKDLPDLILLDVMLPRLNGFQVCERLKKDKRTFHIPIIMITALKDLKDKIRALEAGADDFVTKPFDSVELVARVKSLLKSKFYYDKLKQQNIELERQKNALEEEDRLKEQLTELIAHDMRSPLNQISISLQMIEMMNKSGQAIDSDKYTRRIEMGKHQLLRMILSLLDISRLERGKYMLQPVAINLAFMLRAPIKRYRDLPENKQKLIELQVDKDLRNVYMDSELFERIIDNILDFAYRHSLDKSRIHIDAVDNETDENITLNITYEGKTIPQEFREKLFNKMAQLELKNANIYRSKGLGLYFCKVALTSQGGDITVDRDYDKGLRFQLLLPTKKTNVSVVVS from the coding sequence ATGATTGATTTCGACCCAAAGCAGGTAAAAATATTAATTGTAGAAGATACTCGCGAAAGCCTGGATCTGTTAACCTATTTTTTGAAGCCCAGCGGTTACCAACTCATATCCGTCATTGATGGCGTTGAAGCGCTGGAATATATCAACAAAGACTTACCGGACCTGATTTTGCTGGATGTTATGCTGCCCCGACTCAATGGTTTTCAGGTATGTGAACGGTTGAAAAAAGATAAACGCACTTTTCACATTCCCATCATCATGATTACCGCGTTGAAAGATTTAAAAGACAAAATTCGCGCGCTGGAAGCCGGCGCCGACGATTTTGTAACCAAACCGTTCGATAGTGTTGAACTGGTTGCGCGGGTAAAATCTTTATTGAAAAGCAAATTTTATTACGATAAGCTCAAACAGCAAAACATCGAGTTGGAGCGCCAAAAAAACGCCCTCGAAGAAGAGGATCGGTTAAAAGAGCAGCTTACCGAACTGATTGCACATGATATGCGGTCACCGTTGAACCAGATTTCCATCAGCCTGCAAATGATTGAAATGATGAACAAAAGCGGCCAAGCCATCGACAGTGACAAATACACCCGGCGCATCGAAATGGGCAAACACCAGTTGCTGCGAATGATTTTAAGCCTGCTGGATATCAGTCGGCTGGAGCGCGGAAAATACATGCTACAACCGGTGGCAATCAATTTGGCATTCATGTTGCGTGCGCCCATCAAGCGCTATCGCGATCTCCCGGAAAACAAACAAAAGCTGATAGAGCTGCAGGTTGATAAAGATTTGCGCAATGTTTATATGGATTCCGAGCTGTTCGAGCGCATTATCGATAACATTCTGGATTTTGCCTACCGCCACTCACTGGATAAAAGCCGCATTCACATCGATGCCGTTGACAATGAAACGGACGAAAATATTACCCTGAACATCACATACGAAGGCAAAACCATCCCTCAGGAATTCCGGGAAAAACTGTTTAACAAAATGGCACAACTGGAGCTCAAAAATGCGAATATTTATCGCAGTAAAGGGTTAGGGCTATATTTCTGCAAAGTTGCATTAACATCGCAGGGTGGCGATATTACTGTTGACAGGGATTACGACAAAGGATTACGTTTCCAACTGCTGCTTCCTACCAAAAAAACAAATGTCTCGGTTGTCGTTTCATAA
- a CDS encoding class I SAM-dependent methyltransferase produces MSENTTSILIDLGCGRDKYQDSNFKVIGIDLWSKSNADIRASCMDLPIRTGVVKKIYARHFFEHFTYDQLRLIFEECYRILQPDGEIEIIVPHFSCISAYQDPTHRMFFTKRTFFKFGPMGFKPIQFEFHWFRKPYTGRFPQFINAINKMINKFHTYERFFWVNRRRV; encoded by the coding sequence ATGTCAGAAAATACAACATCAATTCTTATTGATTTAGGTTGTGGCAGAGATAAATATCAAGACTCTAACTTTAAAGTTATAGGAATTGATCTTTGGTCAAAATCAAATGCGGATATTCGAGCATCTTGTATGGATTTGCCAATCCGCACAGGAGTGGTTAAGAAAATTTATGCAAGACATTTTTTCGAACATTTCACATACGACCAACTAAGGCTTATATTTGAAGAATGTTACAGAATATTACAACCCGATGGTGAAATAGAAATTATTGTTCCGCATTTTAGTTGTATTTCTGCCTATCAGGATCCAACTCACAGAATGTTTTTTACAAAACGAACCTTTTTCAAATTTGGACCTATGGGATTTAAGCCCATTCAATTTGAATTTCATTGGTTTCGAAAGCCTTATACAGGAAGGTTTCCACAGTTTATCAACGCTATTAACAAAATGATCAATAAATTTCATACATATGAAAGATTTTTTTGGGTTAATCGGCGGCGTGTATGA
- the flhF gene encoding flagellar biosynthesis protein FlhF, with the protein MKIKKYTGKTFKEAFNDMKSELGEDAIILNSKKVKKGGSFDFLGGKEFYEITAAIDTPSNITQRTGVINNTPKTPGYVYSRPKPAEPETPVEKERVEKVEVMDTIRSSISEQRIAQQMTHLQDLTGEVQDMKKVLEQLSEFVKYSRMPALPQVFKMALKRLLENEVHEELAKAIVQTAYARTEPKNYNNTRMVLETIFSLLRQMIRVAPPLEKLDRKPYVVVLVGPTGVGKTTTIAKIAANMKLLHKRDVALISADTYRIAAIEQLQTFANIATIPMSVVYSPSEMQKSVFKYREKSLILIDTVGRSPKNAEQLADLQRFVDAAEPNEVHLVMSLTSSSKTMMEIADKFKPLRPNRLIFTKSDEATGPGVMLNVLYKQQIPVSYLTTGQVVPNDIVPANHASIAKLVYKGGLD; encoded by the coding sequence ATGAAGATTAAGAAGTACACGGGAAAAACGTTCAAGGAAGCGTTTAACGACATGAAAAGTGAATTGGGTGAAGATGCAATCATCCTCAATTCCAAAAAGGTCAAAAAAGGCGGTTCCTTTGATTTCCTCGGAGGGAAAGAATTTTACGAAATAACTGCGGCGATAGACACGCCATCAAATATTACCCAGCGTACCGGCGTTATTAATAACACGCCGAAAACGCCCGGATATGTGTATTCGCGTCCCAAGCCTGCGGAACCGGAAACACCGGTAGAAAAAGAGCGCGTTGAGAAAGTGGAAGTGATGGACACCATCCGCTCATCTATCAGCGAGCAGCGCATCGCGCAGCAAATGACGCATCTTCAGGACCTCACCGGCGAAGTTCAGGACATGAAAAAGGTGTTGGAGCAACTCAGCGAGTTTGTGAAATACAGCCGCATGCCCGCGTTGCCGCAGGTTTTCAAAATGGCGCTCAAACGCCTGCTGGAAAACGAAGTGCACGAAGAGCTTGCCAAAGCGATTGTGCAAACCGCATACGCCCGCACTGAGCCCAAAAATTACAACAACACCCGAATGGTGCTGGAAACCATTTTTTCACTGTTGCGGCAGATGATCCGGGTTGCGCCGCCGTTGGAAAAACTCGATCGAAAACCGTATGTCGTGGTTCTCGTCGGTCCGACCGGCGTCGGGAAAACCACAACCATCGCAAAAATTGCCGCAAACATGAAGCTGCTGCACAAACGAGATGTGGCGCTCATCTCCGCGGATACGTATCGCATCGCGGCGATAGAGCAACTGCAAACCTTTGCGAATATCGCCACCATCCCGATGAGCGTGGTTTACAGCCCGTCAGAGATGCAGAAATCCGTTTTTAAATATCGCGAAAAAAGCCTCATTTTGATTGATACCGTCGGTCGCAGCCCCAAAAATGCCGAACAACTGGCAGATTTGCAGCGGTTTGTGGACGCCGCCGAACCGAACGAAGTGCATCTGGTAATGAGCCTTACATCCAGCTCCAAAACCATGATGGAAATTGCGGATAAATTTAAACCGCTCCGCCCCAACCGCTTAATTTTCACCAAATCGGACGAAGCAACCGGTCCCGGCGTGATGCTAAACGTGCTGTATAAACAACAAATTCCGGTATCATATCTGACAACCGGGCAAGTTGTGCCGAACGATATTGTTCCGGCAAATCATGCCAGCATCGCAAAACTTGTATATAAAGGAGGTTTGGATTGA
- a CDS encoding polysaccharide biosynthesis C-terminal domain-containing protein: MLDKLKRTATHSAIFALGKLGSKLVGFILLPIYTEALLPEQYGVLGLLEVVELLFVHLLSLALQTALFRWYTLSDDLAQKKSYVFSITTLLILITLGLLPFVIYGGDMISSFLLDSSAYGNYFLYLYASISFQILGKIPLTLLRIEEKSFYFAVLILIQFLISLLLNIYYVVFLGMGVAGILIASAISNGVILLLLIPYLFNRMSFNFATPELKSMILYSLPLMFAAITSTILSLGDRFILTKISTLEMVGLYSLGFKLSNVLKVFIVDSFFLGLPIIGWRVVKEDSNPKRFFSKTMTYLVFVLLWIGLAVSAFAKGVIQILATDPLYWGAHKVVPLLVLGIVLMSIQRMIFFQLEIVRKTKLIPLLVSSVLIVNILLNLMLIPLFNMVGAAFANVLSNLASALLAYFVAQKFYPIKYEIRRLLVLAFVALVLYSITLLLNDVLLVMRIILKGSIVLSFPVLLYYINFYEPVEINRIRGSSLKLKKKTFSIFNFYKK; the protein is encoded by the coding sequence ATGTTAGATAAACTGAAACGTACCGCAACACATTCCGCAATTTTTGCTTTGGGCAAATTGGGGTCTAAGTTGGTTGGATTTATACTGCTGCCAATATATACTGAGGCGTTGTTACCTGAGCAATACGGTGTTTTGGGACTCCTCGAAGTAGTGGAATTGTTATTTGTTCATTTGCTTTCACTGGCATTGCAAACGGCCCTGTTCAGATGGTATACTTTATCAGATGATTTAGCTCAGAAAAAAAGCTATGTATTCTCTATTACTACATTGCTGATTTTGATTACTTTGGGCTTGCTGCCATTCGTGATATATGGGGGTGATATGATCTCATCCTTTCTATTAGATTCTTCTGCTTATGGCAATTATTTTTTGTATTTATATGCGTCAATTTCATTTCAAATTTTGGGAAAAATACCATTAACGTTGTTAAGAATAGAAGAAAAATCGTTTTATTTTGCTGTTTTGATTTTAATTCAGTTTCTCATTAGCCTTTTGTTAAACATTTATTATGTAGTCTTCTTAGGTATGGGTGTTGCCGGTATCTTGATTGCATCGGCAATTAGTAATGGAGTGATACTTTTATTGTTGATTCCATACTTGTTTAACCGGATGAGTTTTAATTTTGCCACTCCAGAGCTAAAATCAATGATTCTATATAGCTTGCCCCTGATGTTTGCTGCTATCACATCTACTATTTTAAGTCTTGGTGATAGATTTATTCTAACTAAAATTTCAACTCTGGAAATGGTCGGCTTATATTCGCTCGGGTTTAAATTGAGCAATGTTTTGAAGGTATTTATTGTCGACTCGTTTTTTTTAGGTCTACCAATTATTGGATGGCGAGTAGTTAAAGAAGATAGTAATCCAAAACGTTTCTTTTCGAAAACAATGACATACCTTGTCTTTGTTCTCTTGTGGATAGGTTTGGCTGTCTCGGCTTTTGCCAAAGGTGTAATCCAGATTTTGGCTACTGACCCCTTATATTGGGGGGCTCATAAAGTCGTGCCATTATTGGTTTTGGGTATCGTGTTAATGAGTATCCAGAGAATGATATTTTTTCAGTTAGAGATTGTTCGAAAAACGAAATTGATTCCATTACTTGTAAGTAGTGTTTTAATAGTTAATATCTTATTGAATTTGATGTTAATACCGCTATTCAACATGGTGGGTGCCGCATTTGCAAATGTATTGTCAAACTTGGCGTCTGCTTTGCTTGCATATTTTGTCGCGCAAAAATTTTATCCGATAAAATATGAAATCAGACGATTGCTAGTGTTGGCTTTTGTTGCTTTAGTTTTATACTCGATTACCTTGTTGCTAAATGACGTATTATTGGTAATGCGAATAATTTTGAAAGGAAGTATTGTTTTATCTTTTCCGGTTTTATTATACTATATCAATTTTTACGAACCTGTTGAAATCAATCGAATAAGAGGTTCAAGCCTGAAGTTGAAGAAAAAAACATTTTCTATTTTCAACTTTTACAAAAAATAA
- a CDS encoding polysaccharide deacetylase family protein, with protein sequence MPVCLNKNQLEYIVNYFRSIYAVPAEIQLGYGTEHLPVNVFASASNVFRNHKLLDEQTIVWTKWRDKKIPVLFPAASHLPLLETTGERIFIRHDLFAGAFYFLSGWQEYVYMQRHSAIRYPFTESLQHRLNIIRLPVVNYYFDVLKTAIEQAYSLKLAVQPTAGRLYDICLTHDIDEATTGWKADLAATLKKKQLGQSWHIFREKIRGNDTCFNLYEINDLEANYSAKSSYYFIARSNTVFAKTVDEKGFASDETSKKTYDPGYFFKPKRSGEYRQLLQNADYDLRMTKIRQIFQILRQAGSEIGIHGSFGSSISEPQFAEDFSRFDAPVSGGRFHYLCFDITKTFDILENAGIQYDSTLGFAELPGFRNGCCFPFQPYNIREDRPYQLIEIPLIAMDATYRSYMKLPLSDVLADIRQLRDTVRDFGGCLTVLWHNNYFTPYKFAGWRELYEDILQMGKSDGAELTTGAAIAKNWGQIINFKQDSQIIET encoded by the coding sequence ATGCCTGTTTGCCTGAACAAAAATCAGTTGGAATACATTGTTAACTATTTCCGTTCGATCTATGCCGTTCCGGCTGAAATCCAACTGGGATATGGCACAGAGCATCTGCCTGTCAATGTTTTTGCATCCGCAAGCAACGTGTTTCGCAATCACAAACTATTGGATGAACAGACAATTGTCTGGACAAAATGGCGGGATAAAAAAATTCCGGTTTTGTTTCCTGCCGCTTCTCATTTGCCATTGCTGGAAACTACCGGCGAACGCATTTTTATCCGCCACGATTTGTTCGCCGGTGCCTTCTATTTTTTGAGCGGATGGCAAGAATATGTGTATATGCAGAGGCACTCTGCCATTCGCTATCCGTTTACAGAGAGTCTGCAACACCGGTTGAATATCATCCGGCTGCCTGTCGTCAACTATTATTTTGATGTGCTGAAAACCGCCATTGAGCAGGCATATTCGCTAAAGTTGGCAGTGCAGCCCACTGCCGGACGACTGTATGATATTTGCTTAACACACGATATCGACGAAGCTACAACCGGATGGAAAGCTGATTTGGCTGCCACACTAAAAAAGAAGCAACTTGGGCAAAGCTGGCACATTTTCCGGGAGAAAATACGCGGCAACGACACCTGCTTTAACCTCTATGAAATCAACGACTTGGAAGCGAATTACAGCGCAAAAAGCTCATATTATTTTATCGCCCGAAGCAATACTGTATTTGCAAAAACCGTCGATGAAAAAGGCTTTGCCAGTGATGAAACTTCCAAAAAAACATACGACCCAGGCTATTTTTTCAAACCCAAACGTTCAGGCGAATATCGGCAATTATTGCAAAATGCCGATTACGACCTTCGTATGACCAAAATTCGCCAGATTTTTCAAATTTTGCGACAAGCCGGGTCAGAAATCGGTATTCACGGCAGTTTTGGCAGCAGCATTTCTGAACCGCAATTTGCAGAAGATTTCTCACGGTTTGATGCGCCCGTATCCGGCGGACGATTCCATTACCTTTGTTTCGACATCACCAAAACTTTCGACATTCTGGAAAATGCCGGAATCCAATATGATTCAACATTGGGTTTCGCGGAACTGCCGGGATTTCGCAACGGCTGCTGTTTCCCTTTTCAGCCATATAATATTCGGGAAGATCGCCCGTACCAGCTGATAGAAATCCCGCTTATTGCGATGGATGCAACTTACCGTTCATACATGAAATTGCCGCTATCCGACGTTCTCGCAGACATTCGGCAATTGCGCGATACTGTTCGGGATTTTGGCGGATGCCTGACCGTGCTTTGGCATAACAACTATTTTACACCCTATAAATTTGCCGGTTGGCGTGAGCTTTATGAGGATATTTTGCAGATGGGAAAATCGGACGGCGCAGAACTGACAACGGGTGCAGCTATCGCAAAAAACTGGGGTCAAATTATTAATTTTAAACAAGATAGTCAAATTATCGAAACATAA
- a CDS encoding DUF342 domain-containing protein, producing the protein MSATVVKQTQKIETDLFLIEIAEDGMSAFARIKNFSEPLQKIASELKQLLSEHHITRGLISDNARKLLKDQNPNQRMVIAKGVQPVPGKAAEVREISKFISRAEIDPNRLKVSDLGELKHQNLVFKDKPLIRIIPPVPTQDGWTVTGTRIPAKIQVSMERPKIITGPNTAFSPDDPDLIIATVDGLATFVEQTVAVEAYTVVKGDMGPEIGSLDEKRPVLVLGDVKAGSTIESSGDVEIYGTVEDVSIKSGRDIIIHRGFVGRGKGTLKSQRHTILTFALYQTIEANDTVFFLTELIGCKVSAGQKVVGRTGGIIGGETKGLFGIQVHFAGSEEAVVTKLMVGRREQLVRRKREMDDLIVQYQESIKENKQKMYELVMKQIDNKITEIELEHLNSLQIEKKMIPEKIREIEEKLTDINELVKDLENADIEIRGIVNEKVSLSICDARLMVQEKARRKRYYLSGDKILAGSL; encoded by the coding sequence ATGTCCGCAACTGTTGTCAAGCAAACCCAAAAAATAGAGACCGATTTATTTCTGATCGAGATCGCTGAAGATGGGATGTCTGCATTTGCACGCATCAAAAACTTCTCTGAACCACTCCAGAAAATAGCCTCAGAATTGAAACAATTGCTCTCGGAACATCATATTACTCGCGGACTAATTTCCGATAATGCCCGAAAATTGTTAAAAGACCAAAATCCGAATCAACGGATGGTTATCGCCAAAGGCGTTCAGCCGGTTCCGGGAAAAGCAGCTGAAGTTCGGGAAATATCCAAATTTATCTCTCGTGCTGAAATTGATCCAAACCGGTTAAAGGTTTCTGATTTGGGGGAGTTAAAACACCAGAATCTCGTTTTCAAAGATAAACCGCTGATCCGCATTATTCCACCGGTTCCCACTCAAGATGGCTGGACCGTAACCGGCACACGAATTCCTGCAAAAATACAAGTTTCGATGGAGCGACCGAAAATCATTACCGGCCCGAATACTGCTTTTTCGCCGGACGATCCGGATTTGATTATTGCCACAGTAGACGGGCTTGCCACATTTGTGGAGCAAACTGTTGCTGTTGAAGCATATACCGTGGTTAAAGGTGATATGGGTCCGGAAATTGGCTCGCTGGATGAAAAACGCCCGGTGCTGGTTTTGGGCGATGTAAAAGCCGGAAGCACCATAGAATCTTCCGGTGATGTCGAAATTTACGGCACCGTTGAAGATGTCAGTATCAAATCCGGCAGGGATATTATTATCCATCGCGGATTTGTGGGACGCGGCAAAGGGACATTAAAATCGCAGCGCCACACAATTTTAACCTTTGCGCTGTATCAAACCATCGAAGCGAATGATACGGTGTTTTTTCTGACAGAACTAATTGGATGTAAAGTATCTGCCGGGCAAAAAGTTGTTGGGCGTACCGGTGGAATCATTGGCGGTGAAACGAAAGGTCTGTTTGGCATACAAGTGCATTTTGCCGGTAGCGAAGAAGCTGTAGTAACCAAACTGATGGTCGGGCGAAGGGAGCAATTGGTTCGCCGCAAACGGGAAATGGACGATCTGATTGTTCAATATCAGGAATCGATCAAAGAAAATAAACAGAAAATGTATGAATTGGTAATGAAGCAAATCGATAACAAAATTACCGAAATCGAGCTTGAGCACCTGAATTCTTTGCAAATTGAGAAAAAAATGATTCCCGAAAAGATCCGTGAAATTGAAGAGAAACTTACGGATATCAACGAATTGGTGAAAGATCTGGAAAATGCAGATATCGAAATCCGGGGAATTGTAAATGAAAAAGTATCGCTCAGCATTTGCGATGCCCGGTTAATGGTGCAGGAAAAAGCCCGGCGAAAGCGATACTATCTTTCCGGTGATAAAATTCTCGCCGGATCGCTTTAG
- a CDS encoding HAMP domain-containing histidine kinase, whose protein sequence is MFKKLISNFNETGAAASEKPAATAARISELEARLSAIQENALEKAPPTVQSIAQSTPPTQLNSQHSNVDNNLLKTISLAALTEVIGGVVHEINNPLQVIMGRTQIARMGKKTEESLEIIESQTMRIANLIRGLQSFASRDSKTEQIDISTTINAVMNLVKTQFYKRSIQIEVEIGKVPVFMGNPITFQQIVLSGMLSAKRRIEYNGQLKISVKSSEKNMLELEIRDSAPIMDEQLIRNIGKPFMEALEDPEAGDHYGLIASIEMVRHLGGAASLTATPPQGNMLKFNVPIGLHKDVNIYALGAEKYSQLTGEHM, encoded by the coding sequence ATGTTTAAAAAGCTCATCAGCAATTTTAACGAAACCGGCGCAGCGGCAAGCGAAAAACCCGCAGCAACCGCTGCCCGGATCTCCGAATTGGAAGCGCGGCTATCAGCTATTCAGGAAAATGCGCTGGAAAAAGCGCCGCCAACCGTGCAATCAATTGCACAATCTACACCGCCCACCCAACTCAATTCCCAACATTCAAACGTAGATAATAATCTGCTAAAAACTATTTCGCTTGCAGCATTAACCGAAGTTATCGGCGGCGTTGTACACGAAATAAACAACCCGCTTCAGGTGATCATGGGGCGAACCCAAATAGCCCGGATGGGGAAAAAAACTGAAGAGAGTCTCGAGATTATTGAATCGCAAACCATGCGTATTGCGAACCTTATTCGCGGGCTGCAGTCGTTTGCAAGTCGCGATAGCAAAACGGAACAAATAGACATCAGCACAACCATCAACGCTGTGATGAATTTGGTGAAAACCCAATTTTACAAACGCAGTATCCAAATTGAAGTAGAAATTGGGAAAGTGCCGGTTTTTATGGGAAACCCGATCACTTTTCAGCAAATCGTGCTGAGCGGTATGCTTAGCGCCAAACGGCGAATTGAGTATAACGGGCAGTTAAAAATCAGCGTAAAAAGTTCTGAAAAAAATATGTTGGAACTTGAGATCCGCGATTCTGCGCCGATAATGGATGAACAACTGATCAGAAATATCGGCAAGCCTTTTATGGAGGCTTTGGAAGATCCCGAAGCGGGCGACCACTACGGGCTGATCGCAAGTATTGAAATGGTCCGGCATTTGGGTGGGGCAGCAAGTTTGACAGCCACACCCCCGCAAGGAAATATGTTGAAGTTTAACGTGCCCATTGGGCTACATAAGGACGTGAATATATATGCGCTGGGAGCAGAAAAATATTCCCAACTTACAGGAGAGCACATGTAG
- a CDS encoding FliA/WhiG family RNA polymerase sigma factor — protein MKAQVQVANAEPTWEAYFESKEAGMRDALMVKYLGLVHYVVNKLFKSMPSNVDREDLVNIGVLGLSEALDRYNPYFGIKFETYAIPRIRGAIIDELRKQDWIPRSLRSKSNKIKKIMEELEQACRGDVNDKTVAGHLGISESEYQHWQSQLNSTSMISLDKPNPNFDDHNLYEAIEDVTSTNPLENIEDDEQRALLVKVIKKLPEKSRLAVQLYYYEQLTFKEIGKILNVSESRISQIHSETIDRLKRLIVREYED, from the coding sequence ATGAAAGCTCAAGTACAAGTCGCAAATGCAGAGCCAACCTGGGAAGCATATTTTGAGTCGAAAGAAGCAGGGATGCGCGACGCACTCATGGTTAAATATCTTGGCCTGGTACACTATGTGGTCAATAAGTTGTTCAAATCAATGCCGAGCAACGTGGACAGGGAAGATCTTGTGAATATCGGCGTTCTGGGTTTAAGCGAAGCATTGGATCGTTACAATCCGTATTTTGGGATTAAATTTGAGACATATGCGATTCCCCGCATCCGCGGTGCGATCATTGATGAACTGCGCAAACAAGATTGGATTCCCCGTTCGCTGCGTTCTAAGTCCAATAAAATCAAAAAGATAATGGAAGAGCTTGAGCAGGCTTGCCGTGGCGATGTAAACGATAAAACCGTTGCCGGCCACCTTGGTATCTCGGAATCCGAATATCAGCACTGGCAGTCGCAACTGAATTCAACATCCATGATTTCTCTTGATAAGCCGAACCCGAATTTTGATGATCACAATTTGTACGAAGCTATCGAAGATGTTACTTCTACCAATCCGCTGGAAAATATCGAAGACGACGAACAGCGTGCATTACTGGTTAAAGTAATCAAAAAATTACCCGAAAAATCTCGCCTTGCCGTTCAATTATATTATTACGAACAACTCACATTCAAAGAAATCGGCAAGATTCTGAACGTATCTGAATCCCGTATTTCCCAAATTCACTCCGAAACGATCGATCGGTTGAAGCGTTTGATTGTTCGTGAATATGAAGATTGA